The following are encoded together in the Cicer arietinum cultivar CDC Frontier isolate Library 1 chromosome 2, Cicar.CDCFrontier_v2.0, whole genome shotgun sequence genome:
- the LOC101508291 gene encoding uncharacterized protein, which translates to MYHPTRGGVRGGRDQFTWDDVKADKHRENYLGHSIKAPVGRWQKGKDLYWYTRDKKSQSEEMEAAKEEIKRIKEEEEQAMREALGLAPKRANRPQGNRLDKHEFSELVRRGSTAEDLGEGHAEAARVQGVGFARELRPWEEPGSSKLPPPPTEKENVSIPNHSPRKTEDDSDDESRRKRRREERKEEKREKREKQHSREDRKQEKREKRHSRDSDDRKRHKKDKERRRHDSD; encoded by the exons ATGTATCATCCAACTAGAGGTGGCGTTCGTGGCGGTCGAGATC AATTCACTTGGGACGATGTAAAAGCTGATAAACACAGGGAAAATTATCTCGGTCATAGTATCAAGGCCCCTGTTGGTAGATGGCAGAAAG GGAAAGACCTTTATTGGTATACCAGGGATAAGAAGTCCCAAAGTGAAGAAATGGAGGCTGCAAAAGAAGAGATAAAAAGAATTAAGGAAGAGGAGGAGCAAGCAATGAGGGAAGCTCTCGGCTTAGCTCCTAAGCGTGCTAATCGTCCTCAAGGTAACCGTCTTGATAAACATGAGTTTTCAGAACTAGTAAGGAGAGGCTCCACAGCAGAGGACTTAGGTGAAGGTCATGCTGAAGCAGCAAGGGTTCAAGGTGTTGGTTTTGCAAG AGAACTCCGTCCTTGGGAAGAACCCGGTTCCTCAAAACTCCCACCTCCACCAACTGAGAAGGAGAATGTATCTATTCCTAATCATTCACCAAGAAAGACTGAAGACGATTCTGATGATGAAAGTAGAAGAAAGAGAAGACGGGAAGAGAGAAAGGAAGAGAAACGTGAAAAACGCGAGAAGCAGCATTCTCGCGAGGACAGAAAGCAAGAGAAACGTGAGAAACGACATTCTCGCGATTCAGATGACAGGAAGAGACACAAGAAAGATAAGGAGAGGAGAAGACATGATTCGGATTAA
- the LOC101508609 gene encoding rhamnogalacturonan I rhamnosyltransferase 1, whose translation MEVRSEGIQVRCDKLQGSVIPKTRLRIWFIRVCSSIVLWTCLVQLVTVSELWHSHLISGITSGIYNIAQIQLPKQHDYDGVQLPPPSFLPPRNYTSNGFLRVSCNGGLNQMRAAICDMVTIARFLNLTLVVPELDKTSFWADPSNFQDIFDVKHFIDSLRDQVRIVKRVPKRFSSKYGYSTLEMPPVSWSNEKYYLEQILPLFGKHKVLHFNKTDTRLANNGLPLDLQKLRCRVNYQAIKFTPQIEKLGHKLIRMLHEKGPFVALHLRYEMDMLAFSGCTQGCTDKEAEDLKRMRYAFPWWREKEIVSEERRSQGLCPLTPEEVALVLRALGFGRETQIYIAAGEIYGGERRLAQLREAFPLIVKKEMLLERDDLQQFQNHSSQMAALDFMVSVASNTFIPTYDGNMAKLVEGHRRYSGFRKTILLNRTKLVELVDMHQNGTLKWNEFADGVKQVHEKRIVQPTRRRVIIDRPKEEEYFYANPHECLCEETNCDDLLGHYNNSSQVA comes from the exons ATGGAGGTTAGATCAGAGGGTATACAAGTAAGGTGTGATAAACTTCAAGGTTCTGTGATTCCAAAAACACGTTTGAGGATTTGGTTCATTCGTGTGTGTTCAAGCATTGTGCTTTGGACTTGTTTGGTTCAGTTAGTTACAGTGAGTGAACTATGGCATTCACATTTGATTTCTGGGATTACTAGTGGTATATATAACATTGCACAAATTCAACTTCCTAAACAACATGATTATGATGGAGTTCAATTGCCTCCTCCTAGTTTTCTTCCTCCAA GAAATTATACGAGTAATGGTTTTCTAAGAGTTTCCTGCAATGGCGGTTTGAATCAAATGCGTGCTGCG ATATGTGACATGGTTACAATTGCTCGATTTTTGAATCTCACATTGGTTGTGCCCGAGCTTGATAAGACGTCATTTTGGGCAGACCCTAG TAATTTTCAGGACATTTTTGACGTGAAGCATTTCATTGATTCTTTAAGAGATCAAGTTCGAATAGTGAAAAGAGTTCCTAAAAGGTTTAGTAGTAAGTATGGATATTCTACCTTGGAGATGCCTCCTGTTAGCTGgtcaaatgaaaaatattacttGGAGCAG ATTCTGCCCCTTTTTGGAAAGCATAAGGTGTTACACTTCAACAAAACTGATACACGTCTAGCGAATAACGGTCTCCCACTTGATCTACAGAAACTTCGGTGTCGTGTAAATTACCAGGCTATTAAATTCACTCCTCAAATTGAGAAATTGGGGCACAAATTGATTCGGATGCTTCACGAGAAAGGACCTTTTGTGGCACTGCATCTTAGATATGAGATGGATATGCTGGCTTTCTCCGGTTGTACGCAAGGTTGCACAGATAAAGAAGCCGAGGATCTCAAAAGAATGAG GTATGCATTCCCTTGGTGGAGAGAAAAGGAGATAGTTTCTGAAGAGAGGAGATCACAGGGTCTATGTCCTTTGACACCTGAGGAGGTGGCCTTAGTTCTTCGAGCCTTAGGTTTTGGTAGGGAGACGCAGATATACATTGCAGCTGGTGAGATTTACGGTGGCGAACGTAGACTTGCACAACTAAGAGAAGCGTTTCCGTTAATT GTTAAAAAGGAAATGTTGCTGGAACGCGATGATTTGCAGCAGTTCCAGAATCATTCATCTCAGATGGCAGCCTTGGATTTTATGGTTTCAGTAGCCAGTAACACCTTTATCCCTACTTATGATGGCAACATGGCAAAACTCGTGGAAGGCCATCGAAG GTATTCTGGTTTTAGAAAAACAATCTTACTCAATCGAACAAAACTCGTGGAATTGGTTGATATGCATCAGAACGGAACCCTTAAATGGAACGAGTTTGCGGATGGTGTGAAACAGGTTCATGAAAAGAGAATTGTACAGCCAACTCGGCGAAGAGTTATAATCGATAGGCCGAAGGAGGAGGAATATTTCTATGCAAACCCTCATGAGTGCTTGTGTGAGGAAACAAATTGTGATGACTTGCTAGGTCATTACAACAACTCTAGTCAAGTAGCATGA